The DNA sequence CCCCCAAATAGACCCTATGCCGTAGTTGAGTTGAAAGCTCCACAAATTCCAAAGAATAAGGAGACGGATAACAAGGTAACCCGACCATGAGGTTGATCTCTCCAACATTTCAATCAGAATTGCGATAGACGGCAGCAGCTGCAGGCGGATATGGGTCGTGATGCTGTCCTTTGGCGTTTTTATATACCAGACGGATTTAAACGAAGAGCCTTCCTCAGACGGAGAGCCTTCTTCAGACTGGGAGCCTTCCTGCTTTTGTTCCTCAACAATATTCACACTCGAGGTTGGTGTTACTTGCCCTGGTTCGCTGTTGGGCgatttggtggtggcagccgGTGTTGATGTAGCCCATGTTGGTCTTTCTGCGgggattggtgttgttttcgGTGTCTAACCGCCCGGGCCAACCTcattcccccccttctcctcatcaccgccctcagcagccaccacttcctcatccccaacaccaccagcaggaCCACCATAAACAACTTGCTCTCGATCCCTCTAAGATCTCAGCCCATCATCCGGCAGCCCCGCCACAGCCTCAGGCGTCTGAATccacccctcatcccccgccgccaccagcccGGCAAACCATATATTCGCCATCTTCTTATATCCCCTATCATTAGGGTGCGTCTGATCAGCaaaatccaccccctccatcggCCCCTGATCGTTGTGCATGTCCACCAGCACAATTCTCCTTCCCTCATCCCTCAGGCTCTTAACCAACCTCCGAAACTGGTCATTTAtatccaacaccctcctctccacgACTGGATCCTTATTGAGCAGCAGTGTTGAAAGGATCACCACTGCCCGGGGTGACAAGGTCCAGCAATCCTTCAACATCGCCTCCATCCTCAGCGCGGCAGTACGCACATCCTTATTCTGCAACGCATCATTCGTCCCCGCATTCACAAGAAAAACGCTGGGTTTGTATTTCGGCACCGACACCGCAGCGACGGCTCTAGAGTGGACTTCGTCGATGCGGGCGCCTGGCCAGCCTTCCACATCGTTGTCGCGCATTATGCCCGCTTTTCGTGAGCCGACGAAGTTTACCAAGGTGTTGCCGGCGGCGACGAGCTGGTTGCGGAGTTCGTTTCGGTAGCCGTTGCCGTCTGTGGAGGCTTGGCCGTAGGTTATTGATGCCCCTAAAGGCATGAtgcggaggggggtggcGTTTGCTATGGGTTGGACGGCGCGAGAGCCGAGGTTGAAGTGGTTTACTGCTACGCCTTGGTTTGCTAGGGGGGTTGCCAGCGCTGCGTGATGCGTTAGAGAAGgacggggagaggggaggagaagggggaacGCACCGAGTATGAGGTTGTGTATTGGGAGGAACATTTTGGCTGTAAgtggggtttggtggtgatggtgtgagGCGTGATAGGTATGTGAGGGCAAGTCCCGAGAAGACAGCAAAGCCCCCGATATCGTGGGTGTAAGTGATGCGATGTGGACAGCTGCCAGAGGGCGAACGTCGCAGGATTGCCAAGTGAACGGCAAAATGTGTTAAAAACTTTTTTAAAAAAAGGTCCAAGAGGAGcaaacaccacaacaacccgTTCCCGGACTTGTCGAACACCTATTTATATGTACACCCAAGGAAACTCCCTTTTGCCAGTCGGCCACGATATCTTGGACCACACCAGccaaggaaaggggggaaagaagcCAAGGCAAGGCAGAAAGTTCACAAAGCCGCCGGGACCGCCGTGTAAGTCAATC is a window from the Podospora pseudocomata strain CBS 415.72m chromosome 6, whole genome shotgun sequence genome containing:
- a CDS encoding hypothetical protein (COG:O; EggNog:ENOG503PDEX; CAZy:CE3); this translates as MFLPIHNLILALATPLANQGVAVNHFNLGSRAVQPIANATPLRIMPLGASITYGQASTDGNGYRNELRNQLVAAGNTLVNFVGSRKAGIMRDNDVEGWPGARIDEVHSRAVAAVSVPKYKPSVFLVNAGTNDALQNKDVRTAALRMEAMLKDCWTLSPRAVVILSTLLLNKDPVVERRVLDINDQFRRLVKSLRDEGRRIVLVDMHNDQGPMEGVDFADQTHPNDRGYKKMANIWFAGLVAAGDEGWIQTPEAVAGLPDDGLRS